The genome window TATCCAAAAACACGGTTACGAGGAGTGTTTAAAATGTCTGAAAAGAATGGAAACAGAACTGAACATCTAACATTAGAGGATTTTATTCCAGCTAAAAAAGTAAAACCGCCAACTTCTCTTGAGGAATTGGCACCTGAGGAAGTTGCAAGGCTAAAGGAAGTAGGAATTGATCTTGAAGCAAAAGACAAACTTGGCCTTTTTGTCCAGGCAGATTGTGGGGTTGTTTCCTGCCATTGTGTGCCCAAAGGCATCGAGCTACTTCCAATTACCGAAGCCCTTAAAAAATACGACTGGCTAGTTGAAAACTATTTGTGGAAAGCGGTTCCTAAAGAGAAAGATGAATTTACCAAAATTACCGCTGAGGATTTAGACAACGGCTACTTTATCCGGGTTATGCCAGGTGAGAAGGTAATTTATCCGCTTCAGACCTGCCTTTACATTCGCACCGACAATGTTGCTCAACGGGTACATAACATCGTGATTGTTGAAGAAGGGGCAGAGCTTCACATTATTACCGGCTGTACCACCAATCCGCATGTTACTTCAGGGCTCCATATAGGGGTGTCTGAGTTTTATGTTAAGAAAAACGCCAAGTTCAGCTACACCATGATTCACGAGTGGGGAGAAAACATCCATGTACGCCCGCGCACAGGTGTCTGGGTGGAAGAAGGCGGGGTCATGATTTCTAATTATGTCTCCCTTGATAAAGTAGGCTCAGTACAGTCTTATCCTACCTGTCGCCTTAAAGGCCGAGGCGCTATTGGGCAGTTCACTTCGATCATCGCCGCTCCTGAAGGTGCCCACCTAGATTTAGGTTCGCGAGTTATCCTAGAGGCCCCAGAGACCCGGGCGGAAATTATTTCGCGCACCGTGTGTTATGGCGGGGAAGTAATTGCCCGAGGGCATCTTATCGGCAAAGCCCCTGAGATTAAAGCCCACCTAGAGTGTCAGGGGCTTATGCTTACAGACAAGGGCTATATCCTTGCCATTCCAGAGCTTGAAGCCCACGTGGCTAATGTTGATATGTCCCATGAAGCTGCTGTTGGAAAAATCGCCCAGGAAGAGATTGAATATCTTATGGCCCGCGGGCTTGATGAGGAAGAGGCTACAAGTCTTGTGGTTCGTGGTTTCTTAAACGTGCGTATTGAAGGGCTCCCTGAAGAACTTCAGGCCAAAATAGACAAGACCATCGAAGAAGCCAAAAAAGGTATGTAGGAAAAGCGGGGCTAAGCCCCGCTTTTCTTTTGTCA of Thermodesulfatator atlanticus DSM 21156 contains these proteins:
- a CDS encoding SufB/SufD family protein encodes the protein MSEKNGNRTEHLTLEDFIPAKKVKPPTSLEELAPEEVARLKEVGIDLEAKDKLGLFVQADCGVVSCHCVPKGIELLPITEALKKYDWLVENYLWKAVPKEKDEFTKITAEDLDNGYFIRVMPGEKVIYPLQTCLYIRTDNVAQRVHNIVIVEEGAELHIITGCTTNPHVTSGLHIGVSEFYVKKNAKFSYTMIHEWGENIHVRPRTGVWVEEGGVMISNYVSLDKVGSVQSYPTCRLKGRGAIGQFTSIIAAPEGAHLDLGSRVILEAPETRAEIISRTVCYGGEVIARGHLIGKAPEIKAHLECQGLMLTDKGYILAIPELEAHVANVDMSHEAAVGKIAQEEIEYLMARGLDEEEATSLVVRGFLNVRIEGLPEELQAKIDKTIEEAKKGM